In one Lolium rigidum isolate FL_2022 chromosome 3, APGP_CSIRO_Lrig_0.1, whole genome shotgun sequence genomic region, the following are encoded:
- the LOC124703050 gene encoding F-box/LRR-repeat protein 4-like gives MRGSDLINLLLPQDLLEDVLRRVGTDKRDLDACALVCTRWRALERATRRSARLPASGAHADEVVGLFAERFPALVDVSIDERLSADTGAAAGTVPRSRRPGISTNPSGRRTRIYRMPRFARFISPPRSNLTTAADGIQSTCLTDVGLTSLARGCKGLEKLSLVWCSAISSTGLVRIAENCKKLTSLDIQACYIGDTGLVAIGEGCKLLNNLNLRFVEGATDEGLIGLVKNCGQSLVSLGVATCAWMTDASLRAVGSHCPNLEFLSLEAEHVKNEGVISVAKGCRLLKTLKLQCIGAGDEALEAIGSYCSLLESLSLNNFERFTDRSLSSIAKGCKNLTDLALNDCMLLTDKSLEFVARSCKKIARLKINGCQNMDTAALEHIGRWCPGLLELSLIYCPRVRDSAFLELGRGCSLLRSLYLVDCSKIGDDAMCHIAQGCKNLTEISIRRGYEIGDKALISVAENCKSLKELSLQFCERVSDAGLAAIADGCSLEKLNLCGCQLITDKGLTFIARGCPDILFLDISVLPLIGDMGLAEIGEGCPQLKDIALSHCPGATDVGLGHLVRGCLQLQTCQLVYCKRVTSTGVATVVSSCPRLKKLLVEETKVSERTRRRAGPILSFLCTGL, from the exons ATGAGGGGCTCCGACCTCATAAACCTCCTCCTCCCGCAGGACCTCCTGGAGGACGTGCTCCGCCGCGTCGGCACCGACAAGCGCGACCTCGACGCATGCGCCCTCGTCTGCACCCGCTGGCGCGCCCTCGAGCGCGCCACGCGccgctccgccaggctcccggccTCCGGCGCCCACGCGGACGAGGTCGTGGGCCTCTTCGCGGAGCGCTTCCCCGCGCTCGTCGACGTCTCCATCGACGAGCGCCTCTCTGCTGATACCGGCGCTGCCGCCGGCACCGTTCCTAGATCGCGCCGCCCC GGGATTAGCACCAACCCATCTGGGCGCCGTACAAGGATCTACCGGATGCCACGCTTTGCAAGGTTTATATCGCCACCCCGATCCAACCTCACAACCGCTGCTGATGGGATACAGAGCACTTGTTTGACTGATGTTGGCCTAACTAGTCTAGCCAGAGGCTGCAAAGGGCTTGAAAAACTAAGTCTAGTATGGTGTTCGGCCATATCTTCAACAGGCTTGGTGAGAATAGCAGAGAACTGCAAGAAACTGACTTCTTTGGATATCCAG GCTTGCTATATTGGAGATACAGGACTTGTTGCTATTGGGGAAGGCTGCAAGTTACTTAACAATTTGAACCTGCGCTTTGTCGAAGGCGCGACGGATGAAGGCTTGATTGGCCTAGTAAAAAACTGTGGTCAATCACTGGTTTCTCTGGGTGTTGCTACTTGTGCTTGGATGACTGATGCATCTTTGCGTGCTGTTGGATCCCACTGTCCTAACCTTGAGTTCCTGTCTCTGGAAGCAGAACATGTTAAAAATGAAGGAGTGATATCTGTTGCTAAAGGATGCCGCTTGTTGAAAACTTTGAAGCTGCAATGCATTGGTGCTGGTGATGAGGCCCTAGAAGCTATTGGTTCATACTGTTCGTTATTAGAAAGCTTATCGCTAAATAACTTTGAAAGATTCACAGACAG GAGCCTTTCTTCCATCGCTAAAGGGTGCAAGAATCTTACTGATCTTGCTCTCAATGATTGCATGTTACTAACTGATAAAAGCCTTGAATTTGTAGCACGCAGCTGCAAGAAAATAGCACGTCTAAAGATCAACGGTTGTCAGAATATGGATACTGCTGCACTGGAGCACATTGGACGGTGGTGCCC GGGCCTTTTGGAACTCTCTCTGATTTACTGCCCAAGGGTCCGGGATAGTGCATTTCTGGAGCTTGGTAGAGGCTGCTCCCTTCTCCGATCGCTTTATTTAGTTGACTGTTCAAAAAtaggtgatgatgctatgtgCCATATAGCTCAAGGCTGTAAGAACTTGACAGAAATTTCCATTCGGCGTGGTTATGAG ATAggagacaaagcattgatatcaGTTGCCGAGAATTGTAAGTCACTTAAAGAGTTATCGCTACAATTTTGTGAGAG GGTATCTGATGCAGGGCTAGCTGCCATTGCTGATGGTTGCTCTCTTGAAAAGTTAAATTTGTGTGGATGCCAATTAATCACTGATAAAGGACTGACTTTCATTGCAAGAGGATGCCCTGATATTCTCTTTCTGGATATAAGTGTTCTCCCG CTGATAGGGGACATGGGGCTAGCAGAGATTGGTGAAGGTTGCCCCCAGCTTAAGGACATTGCACTCTCGCACTGCCCAGGGGCGACTGATGTTGGTCTGGGACACCTCGTCAGGGGGTGCTTGCAACTGCAGACATGTCAGTTGGTGTACTGTAAGCGAGTGACCAGCACTGGGGTAGCGACTGTCGTCTCGAGCTGCCCTAGGCTGAAGAAGCTCCTCGTTGAGGAGACAAAGGTCAGCGAGAGAACGCGGCGGAGGGCAGGACCCATCTTATCCTTTCTCTGCACTGGGCTTTAG
- the LOC124700260 gene encoding E3 ubiquitin ligase PQT3-like — protein sequence MAVYYRYRSGVDTFSLPIAAPSVSVAELKRLIMGTSRHGHGRTRGRGAREGIAISDAQTGEEYADDNALVLRNSTVVVRRVAGPPAGTIVEPSTQRPKANQDSSSDSAASTSSASAGAEDDDEAKAISAVINAAELKWEGPSHYGHRGPVWAPPPPAGYVCHRCRVPGHLIQHCPTNGDPRFDCGKARTVLPQAQADDNDDDDGVPADLYCKICKNVMADAVMTSKCCFSSFCDRCIRAHIVANSTCACGARARADDLIPNPTLRTTISNILAARATSGSCGRTEKQRSSVGSNAETQSPAASRHSHASSKKGASSEHSDGSESSTSAPAAAHEPRKKERETTDTAGARAAKHADHQYGCHDLHPFPPACYNPFFPWSADPSMYYGYGYGGMPYGYGGGYPMGPHHVDAMGNREASYGYHGERPDGRKRTACEDQRQQDRSFKRRCGGSRSQVALVLT from the coding sequence ATGGCGGTGTACTACCGGTACAGGAGCGGCGTCGACACGTTCTCCCTGCCCATCGCGGCGCCTTCCGTCTCCGTCGCCGAGCTGAAGCGCCTGATCATGGGAACCagccgccacggccacggccggACACGCGGGCGGGGTGCCCGGGAGGGCATCGCCATCTCCGACGCGCAGACCGGCGAGGAGTACGCGGACGACAACGCCTTGGTCCTGCGCAACTCGACGGTGGTGGTGCGCCGAGTCGCCGGGCCTCCGGCAGGTACCATCGTAGAGCCATCCACCCAACGCCCTAAAGCGAACCAAGACTCATCATCGGATTCTGCTGCCTCCACGTCGAGCGCGTCGGCGGgagccgaggacgacgacgaggccaAGGCCATCAGCGCGGTGATCAACGCCGCGGAACTCAAGTGGGAAGGGCCGTCTCACTACGGTCACCGTGGCCCTGtgtgggcgccgccgccgccggccgggtaCGTGTGCCACAGGTGCCGCGTCCCGGGACACCTCATCCAGCACTGCCCCACCAATGGCGACCCAAGATTCGACTGCGGAAAGGCCAGGACGGTGCTTCCCCAGGCGCAGGccgacgacaacgatgacgacgaCGGCGTCCCGGCGGATCTGTACTGCAAGATCTGCAAGAATGTGATGGCGGACGCGGTGATGACGAGCAAGTGCTGCTTCAGCAGCTTCTGCGACCGGTGCATCCGAGCGCACATCGTCGCCAACTCCACGTGCGCGTGCGGGGCACGCGCGCGCGCCGACGACCTGATCCCCAACCCGACGCTGCGCACCACCATCTCCAACATTCTCGCCGCCAGGGCCACCAGCGGCTCGTGTGGAAGAACGGAGAAGCAGAGAAGCTCCGTCGGCAGCAACGCGGAGACTCAGAGTCCAGCCGCCTCGCGACACAGCCACGCATCTTCCAAGAAGGGCGCCTCCTCGGAGCACAGTGACGGAAGCGAATCCTCCACGTCGGCTCCTGCGGCGGCGCATGAGCCAAGAAAGAAGGAGCGAGAGACGACGGACACAGCCGGAGCGCGCGCCGCCAAGCATGCCGATCATCAGTACGGCTGCCACGACCTTCATCCGTTCCCTCCGGCGTGCTACAACCCGTTCTTTCCGTGGTCAGCCGATCCTTCCATGTACTACGGGTACGGCTACGGCGGCATGCCTTACGGTTACGGTGGAGGTTACCCGATGGGGCCGCACCATGTCGACGCCATGGGCAACAGGGAAGCTTCGTATGGCTACCACGGCGAACGCCCCGACGGCAGGAAGAGGACGGCGTGCGAGGATCAGAGGCAGCAGGACCGGAGTTTCAAGAGAAGGTGCGGCGGAAGCAGATCACAAGTTGCTCTAGTTCTGACGTAA
- the LOC124699018 gene encoding uncharacterized protein LOC124699018, with the protein MEKCVDGGDDSARAVGMCDRFLTFLAKNLSINRQKNIAQGPRNDGDHKSHAEDEEDEFAVKIEKADCKFNREEEEHRSLPATILEGGSADARTSDQHKEAVAEASRKVAATEASLAAATETSSAAAPAVQGKKVRKSVTIKEEPAGDKEKAKKSLSKKRQASSVSGAGVEEPVPRPPLRWGLRPRMPSANLRVPSNINEKSSNFIEARRKGFGAGGKPEK; encoded by the coding sequence ATGGAGAAATGTGTGGATGGGGGCGACGATTCGGCGAGGGCCGTCGGCATGTGTGACCGATTCCTGACGTTCCTGGCCAAGAACCTGTCGATTAACAGGCAGAAGAACATCGCCCAGGGGCCAAGAAATGACGGCGATCATAAGAGCCATgcagaggatgaagaggacgagTTTGCGGTGAAGATCGAGAAGGCCGACTGCAAGTTCAACCGCGAGGAGGAAGAGCACAGGAGCCTCCCTGCAACCATCCTAGAAGGGGGGAGTGCTGATGCGAGAACAAGTGATCAGCATAAGGAGGCTGTGGCGGAAGCTAGTCGCAAGGTGGCGGCGACGGAAGCGagcttggcggcggcgacggaaacgagctcggcggcggcgccggcagtACAGGGGAAGAAGGTGAGGAAGTCGGTGACCATAAAGGAGGAGCCCGCCGGCGACAAGGAGAAGGCGAAGAAGTCGCTGTCGAAGAAGCGGCAAGCGTCGTCAGTAAGCGGCGCTGGCGTTGAGGAGCCGGTCCCGAGGCCACCGCTGAGGTGGGGACTCCGGCCGAGGATGCCGTCGGCGAACCTGAGGGTGCCGTCCAACATCAATGAGAAGTCATCAAACTTCATCGAGGCGCGCAGGAAGGGCTTCGGCGCCGGCGGAAAGCCGGAGAAATGA